A genomic stretch from Alphaproteobacteria bacterium includes:
- a CDS encoding DEAD/DEAH box helicase has translation MNAFHQMGLPEELLQYIDKLGFTAPTPIQLEAIPLAMNDHDVMGSAQTGTGKTLAFGIPLIAKLMANPYESALILTPTRELAQQVHTAIRQLLAIRGDLKTALLIGGDPYPGQMQQLNANPRLIVGTPGRVIDHIERGTFKTKNVHFLVLDETDRMLDMGFGIQLDQIIPHLSKNRQTMMFSATFPVTIEKLAAKYLKDPKRVSVGSNFKPAAAIKQDILKVSEEEKYPQLLSQLSEREGSVIIFVKTKIGADRLANNLYKEKYRVSAIHGDLRQKKRESVIHGFRIGRTQILVATDVAARGLDIPHIQHVINYDLPQCPEDYIHRIGRTARAGATGFSLCLITPQQTKKWGEIQRLMNPDQKIETPRNGGSKSSTNKNSKSFGQNRRRDFDKQDPFYPKKPFGGFKSEGGGKGGFSKPRREFDNDRPSAPKQRFEGAPRDHYSPDKPRTEGFSKPPRREFAKENNFDRPSAPKQRFEGNREGFSRDTPREGGFSKPPRREFDRDDSAPKKRFEGNREGFSRDTPREGGFSKPPRREFDNDRPSAPKQRFEGNREGFSRDTPREGGFSKPPRREFDRDNSSAPKQRFEGNREGFSRDTPREGGFSKPPRREFDRDNSSAPKQRFEGNREGFSRDTPREGGFSKPPRREFDRDGTAPKRFEGPRAQRAAFDGSKGPRDDRPRDDRPREDRPRTERPKFDGPKPGFSRDGAAPKAGFDKPKRDFQKKSFAPSSGAKSFDKDGRKPFKPRARAA, from the coding sequence ATGAACGCTTTTCACCAGATGGGTCTCCCAGAAGAACTTCTTCAATATATTGATAAATTAGGCTTTACAGCACCCACGCCTATACAATTGGAAGCAATTCCCTTAGCCATGAATGATCATGACGTTATGGGTTCTGCACAAACAGGTACCGGCAAAACACTTGCTTTTGGTATTCCTTTAATTGCCAAATTGATGGCAAATCCATATGAATCCGCTTTAATTCTAACGCCGACACGTGAACTCGCACAGCAGGTTCATACGGCCATTAGACAACTTTTAGCCATACGTGGTGATCTTAAAACAGCATTATTAATTGGTGGTGATCCTTATCCAGGCCAAATGCAACAGCTTAATGCGAATCCTCGTCTTATTGTAGGAACACCTGGTCGCGTGATCGATCATATAGAACGCGGCACATTCAAAACAAAGAATGTACATTTCTTAGTTTTAGATGAAACAGATCGTATGCTTGATATGGGATTTGGTATTCAATTAGATCAAATTATTCCGCATTTATCCAAAAATCGTCAAACAATGATGTTTTCAGCGACTTTTCCTGTCACCATCGAAAAATTAGCAGCGAAATATCTTAAAGATCCAAAACGTGTTTCGGTTGGATCAAATTTCAAACCTGCTGCAGCTATTAAGCAAGATATTCTTAAAGTTTCTGAAGAAGAAAAATATCCACAATTATTGTCACAATTAAGTGAACGTGAAGGTTCTGTTATTATTTTCGTTAAAACGAAAATTGGTGCTGATCGCTTGGCGAATAATTTGTACAAAGAAAAATATCGCGTTTCAGCGATTCATGGCGATCTAAGACAGAAAAAACGTGAAAGCGTTATTCATGGTTTCCGTATTGGCCGCACACAAATTCTTGTTGCAACCGATGTTGCAGCGCGTGGACTTGATATTCCGCATATTCAGCATGTTATTAATTATGATTTGCCTCAATGTCCTGAAGATTACATCCATCGTATTGGCCGTACAGCACGTGCTGGTGCAACAGGTTTTTCATTATGCTTGATCACGCCACAACAAACAAAAAAATGGGGCGAGATTCAACGCTTAATGAATCCAGATCAAAAAATTGAAACACCCAGAAATGGTGGATCTAAATCATCGACTAATAAAAATTCAAAATCTTTTGGTCAAAATCGTCGTCGTGATTTTGATAAACAAGATCCTTTCTATCCTAAAAAACCTTTTGGTGGATTTAAATCTGAAGGCGGCGGTAAAGGTGGTTTTTCAAAACCACGTCGTGAATTCGATAACGATCGTCCATCAGCACCTAAACAACGATTTGAAGGCGCACCGCGCGACCATTATTCGCCTGATAAACCACGCACAGAAGGTTTTTCAAAACCCCCACGTCGTGAATTTGCCAAAGAAAATAATTTTGATCGTCCATCAGCGCCTAAACAACGCTTTGAAGGCAATCGTGAAGGATTCTCCAGAGACACGCCACGCGAAGGTGGTTTTTCCAAACCTCCACGTCGTGAATTCGACAGAGATGATTCAGCCCCTAAAAAACGCTTTGAAGGCAATCGTGAAGGTTTCTCCAGAGACACACCACGCGAAGGCGGTTTCTCCAAACCTCCACGTCGTGAATTTGATAACGACCGTCCGTCAGCGCCTAAACAACGCTTTGAAGGTAATCGTGAAGGTTTCTCCAGAGACACACCACGCGAAGGCGGTTTTTCTAAACCTCCACGTCGTGAATTTGACAGAGATAATTCCTCAGCGCCTAAACAACGTTTCGAAGGCAATCGTGAAGGATTTTCTAGAGACACACCGCGCGAAGGCGGTTTTTCTAAACCTCCACGTCGTGAGTTTGACAGAGATAATTCCTCAGCGCCTAAACAACGTTTTGAAGGCAATCGTGAAGGTTTCTCCAGAGACACACCACGCGAAGGCGGTTTCTCCAAACCTCCACGTCGTGAATTTGACAGAGATGGAACAGCGCCTAAACGTTTTGAAGGCCCACGCGCCCAACGCGCAGCTTTCGATGGTTCAAAAGGCCCCCGAGACGACAGACCGCGTGATGATAGACCCCGTGAAGACAGACCTAGAACTGAAAGACCTAAATTTGACGGTCCGAAACCAGGTTTTTCACGTGATGGTGCGGCACCTAAAGCAGGTTTTGATAAACCTAAAAGAGACTTTCAAAAGAAGAGTTTTGCCCCAAGTTCTGGTGCAAAATCCTTTGATAAAGATGGTCGCAAACCATTTAAACCAAGAGCACGCGCTGCTTAA
- a CDS encoding GNAT family N-acetyltransferase, which produces MIIVRRANKKDIESLLPFMTQLGYPTNLDMFKERFDSFLNLDGYGIGLACLKDQIIGFVAWSKSTIFVIDKIRIHIEALVVNEHYRGQGIGKKLIDFIEDFGKQFSPVVIDLTSGVRRAKDGSHEFYKNLGYQNEGHMAKLYFRKEL; this is translated from the coding sequence ATGATTATCGTACGCAGGGCAAATAAAAAAGATATTGAAAGTTTATTACCGTTTATGACGCAACTTGGTTATCCAACTAATCTTGATATGTTTAAGGAACGTTTCGATTCTTTTTTAAATCTTGATGGTTATGGCATAGGCCTTGCTTGCTTAAAAGACCAGATTATTGGTTTTGTAGCTTGGTCAAAGTCTACTATTTTTGTAATAGATAAAATACGCATTCATATCGAAGCGCTTGTTGTGAATGAACATTATCGCGGTCAAGGGATTGGTAAGAAACTTATTGATTTTATTGAAGACTTTGGCAAACAATTTAGTCCCGTTGTCATTGATCTGACCTCTGGTGTTAGACGCGCGAAAGATGGTTCCCATGAATTTTATAAAAATCTTGGTTATCAAAATGAGGGTCACATGGCCAAATTATATTTTAGAAAAGAACTATGA